One Xyrauchen texanus isolate HMW12.3.18 chromosome 2, RBS_HiC_50CHRs, whole genome shotgun sequence genomic window carries:
- the slc3a2a gene encoding solute carrier family 3 member 2a, with the protein MNKEEEMKEVELNEMDQEKQPMTGETPTGTEKNGSVKVKVPEDTEVKFTGLSKEELMKVAGTTGWVRTRWILLILFWLGWVGMLAGAIVIIVQAPRCKPIPEMNWWNEGFLYQISDVNAFSENGLKGVEEKLDYLNQMKVKGLVLGPIHTVQADQSSTLELTSINPVFGSDSDLKTLLDRAHRKGISIVLDLTPNYEGVSAWFNNAATVAERLKEACVRWLHKGVDGIFLSDLREIVNTEAWTSIEAIFNETDGTKKTALMGSVTGLSVDEVSVLLNRSNVDLLLTGLPNPDESGAIQALTIQKLYSMHPQTSLGWSLSGRTFGSLASRTPAVPIRLFQTLLFTLPGTPVFNAGDEVGLKIGENPEALWELESQAEDGNATAKSVQEERTAVRDFFKSLSDLKGKERALLHGEFVSLHSSPSALAFLRFWDQSERFLIAINWGNAAVTMMLANSDLPAEARVRATTDAENLAMNSMVSIEKLELGSKQAVVLSYPYAG; encoded by the exons ATGAATAAAGAAGAGGAAATGAAAGAAGTAGAACTAAACGAGATGGATCAAGAAAAACAGCCGATGACCGGAGAAACTCCTACAGGCACCGAGAAAAACGGCTCCGTGAAGGTCAAAGTGCCGGAGGATACGGAGGTCAAATTTACGGGCCTCTCCAAAGAAGAGTTAATGAAAGTCGCCGGAACAACTGG GTGGGTTCGGACTCGCTGGATCTTGTTGATTCTGTTCTGGCTCGGCTGGGTTGGCATGTTAGCTGGGGCAATTGTAATAATAGTACAGGCCCCACGCTGTAAACCCATCCCTGAAATGAACTGGTGGAACGAGGGTTTTCTCTACCAGATATCTGATGTGAATGCTTTCTCTGAAAATGGATTGAAAG GGGTGGAGGAGAAACTAGACTATCTGAACCAGATGAAGGTGAAGGGTCTTGTTTTGGGTCCAATACACACTGTGCAAGCAGACCAGTCGAGCACACTGGAATTAACTTCCATTAACCCTGTTTTTGGTAGTGATAGTGACCTGAAAACTCTGCTGGACCGAGCACATCGAAAAG gaATCTCCATAGTGCTAGATCTAACACCCAATTATGAGGGAGTTTCTGCTTGGTTCAACAATGCTGCCACTGTTGCTGAGCGACTCAAA GAAGCCTGTGTGCGCTGGCTCCATAAAGGAGTGGATGGCATCTTCTTATCTGACCTGAGAGAGATTGTAAATACAGAAGCCTGGACGTCTATTGAAGCTATATTCAACGAGACCGATGGGACCAAAAAAAC AGCTCTGATGGGCTCTGTCACTGGTCTCTCTGTGGATGAAGTCTCTGTCCTGCTTAACCGCTCTAATGTTGACCTGCTCCTGACTGGACTCCCTAATCCGGACGAGTCTGGTGCCATCCAGGCTCTGACAATACAGAAACTCTACTCTATGCATCCCCAGACCAGCCTGGGCTGGAGCCTGAGTGGACGGACCTTCGGCTCTTTGGCTTCTAGGACTCCAGCAGTGCCTATAAGGCTCTTTCAGACCCTGCTGTTCACCTTGCCGGGCACGCCTGTTTTTAATGCTGGGGATGAGGTCGGATTGAAAATAGGG GAGAATCCTGAAGCATTGTGGGAATTGGAAAGTCAAGCAGAAGATGGCAATGCAACAGCAAAG TCTGTACAGGAGGAGCGTACAGCAGTGCGGGATTTCTTTAAATCACTCAGTGATCTAAAAGGAAAAGAGCGTGCTCTTTTGCACGGTGAATTTGTGTCCCTTCACAGTTCTCCCTCTGCATTAGCTTTTCTCCGCTTCTGGGACCAGAGTGAACGGTTCCTCATTGCTATAAACTGGGGAAATGCTGCTGTTACCATGATGCTCGCTAATAGTGACCTGCCAGCTGAGGCTCGGGTCCGTGCTACCACAGATGCAGAGAATCTAGCCATGAATAGCATGGTGTCAATAGAGAAATTAGAGCTTGGATCCAAACAGGCTGTTGTATTGTCTTATCCCTATGCAGGCTAG